Proteins found in one Maridesulfovibrio sp. genomic segment:
- the fliG gene encoding flagellar motor switch protein FliG — protein sequence MSTPFTGNQKTAIVLLALGDKFTAESFKRMNRQEIADVSRAMLEMDSVPKEQVLEVLKEFNETLAYGAELLMGGADQVKRLLSKSLDEETAKFILDKLDLESGPAPFQELQNVSPKILAQILRNEHPQTLALIIGHLHPDQAADLISNLPGGVRAEVLMRLAKLEAVAEEMLMEVDRVLQSQLIAMGGKEGKKVGGVPAVAEILNAVDRSTEEEVLSEIEEESTQMAEEIRNLMFVFEDIKGLDDRAIRELLKEVSNEELTTALKGASDDLQELFFKNMSERASNMIREDLEIMGPVKLSDVEGAQQNIVKNIRRLEDEGRIMISRGSGDVFV from the coding sequence TTGTCAACGCCGTTCACCGGTAATCAAAAAACAGCAATCGTACTTCTTGCCCTTGGGGACAAGTTTACTGCTGAATCATTCAAACGCATGAACCGTCAGGAAATTGCCGACGTGTCAAGAGCCATGCTCGAGATGGATTCAGTCCCTAAGGAACAGGTTCTGGAAGTACTAAAAGAGTTCAACGAAACTCTGGCATACGGAGCTGAGCTTCTCATGGGCGGAGCAGATCAGGTCAAAAGACTGCTCAGCAAATCACTTGACGAAGAAACCGCAAAATTCATTCTGGATAAACTCGATCTCGAAAGCGGGCCTGCCCCGTTTCAGGAACTCCAGAATGTCAGCCCGAAGATTCTGGCTCAGATTCTCAGGAACGAACACCCGCAGACACTGGCCCTCATTATCGGCCATCTGCACCCGGATCAGGCAGCGGACCTTATATCCAACCTGCCCGGCGGCGTAAGAGCCGAAGTGCTCATGAGACTTGCCAAGCTGGAAGCTGTGGCTGAAGAGATGCTCATGGAAGTGGACAGGGTACTGCAAAGTCAGCTTATCGCCATGGGCGGCAAGGAAGGCAAGAAAGTCGGCGGCGTACCTGCTGTAGCAGAAATCCTCAACGCCGTAGACAGATCCACAGAAGAGGAAGTTCTTTCAGAAATTGAGGAAGAATCCACCCAGATGGCTGAAGAAATCAGAAACCTCATGTTCGTTTTTGAAGACATCAAGGGACTGGACGACCGCGCGATCCGCGAACTGCTTAAGGAAGTTTCAAACGAAGAGCTCACCACCGCACTCAAGGGTGCTTCCGACGATTTACAAGAGCTTTTCTTTAAGAACATGTCCGAACGTGCTTCAAACATGATCCGCGAAGACCTCGAAATTATGGGACCTGTGAAACTTTCCGATGTGGAAGGTGCACAGCAGAATATCGTTAAAAACATCCGCCGTCTCGAAGATGAAGGCCGGATTATGATCAGTAGAGGTTCAGGAGATGTCTTTGTCTAA
- a CDS encoding FliH/SctL family protein, translating to MSLSKAEDNKFYTGRVIMGVDSNNKTQEMTIQEMEGKKQPTWNEDTDREYYERVKVKAQNMAKEIISKAMAEAETIKANAQAEGYAAGQQQAAKEAEQQMIGFSQNLGQTLKAIQDQSHNIMMAQSADAISLVFMVIEKTLAVEMESRRQEILGALLDEALQRIDSLTQLIIKISPADNEIIGPLLEQAQTEFPDLAKWRIKTDPAIENGGVIVETADAMIENTVTSRWEGVQQILGQLAPETGE from the coding sequence ATGTCTTTGTCTAAAGCAGAAGACAATAAGTTCTACACCGGTAGGGTTATTATGGGCGTTGATTCAAACAACAAGACCCAGGAAATGACCATACAGGAAATGGAAGGCAAGAAACAGCCGACCTGGAACGAAGACACCGACCGCGAATACTATGAGCGGGTCAAAGTTAAAGCCCAGAACATGGCTAAGGAAATTATTTCCAAAGCCATGGCTGAGGCCGAAACGATAAAAGCCAATGCTCAAGCTGAAGGATATGCCGCAGGCCAGCAGCAGGCCGCCAAGGAAGCCGAGCAGCAAATGATCGGTTTCAGTCAGAACTTGGGCCAGACTCTCAAAGCCATACAGGATCAATCACATAATATAATGATGGCTCAATCAGCAGATGCCATCAGTCTGGTCTTCATGGTCATAGAAAAGACTCTCGCAGTGGAGATGGAAAGCAGAAGACAGGAAATTCTTGGTGCTCTGCTGGACGAAGCTTTGCAACGCATTGATTCACTGACCCAACTGATCATCAAGATATCCCCTGCCGATAACGAAATTATCGGTCCCCTGCTCGAACAGGCTCAGACCGAATTCCCGGACCTCGCCAAATGGCGCATCAAAACAGATCCTGCCATTGAAAACGGCGGAGTCATTGTTGAAACAGCCGATGCCATGATTGAGAACACCGTCACTTCCCGCTGGGAAGGCGTACAGCAGATTCTCGGTCAATTAGCCCCCGAGACAGGAGAATAG
- a CDS encoding FliI/YscN family ATPase — protein sequence MADMKGCTQLLSSLDPCRGYGRVSKVVGLIAEGKGIKAPLGSVCQLIPEDADSPIAAEVVGFKDGACLFMPYGEMHGISPGSLIENSKTPPKVPVGMNLLGRAVDAFGEPIDGKGPIIPEAYNPLHRDPPNPLERPRINEPLDVGVKAINGLLTLGKGQRMGIMAGSGVGKSTLLSMMARYTVADINVIALIGERGREVVEFIERDLGPEGLARSVLVIATSDKSPLIRMRAAYTATAIAEYFRDLNKDVLLMMDSVTRFAMAGREVGLAAGEPPTRGGYTPSVFAQLPKLLERAGKNPNGSITGVYTVLVDGDDFTEPIADAVRSILDGHIVLTRDLADQGHYPCIDVLKSVSRVRGDIVQGEIVAAGRKVLGQLATFRKVEDMVNIGAYQKGANPEIDTAITMVPAINEFLQQVVEDKQTIEESFTKLMELASAS from the coding sequence ATGGCCGACATGAAGGGCTGCACTCAACTCCTTTCCTCTCTTGACCCCTGCCGCGGTTATGGCCGCGTAAGTAAGGTTGTCGGCCTCATTGCCGAAGGTAAAGGCATTAAGGCCCCGCTTGGATCGGTCTGCCAATTGATACCGGAAGATGCGGACTCCCCCATCGCAGCGGAAGTCGTCGGGTTCAAAGATGGTGCCTGCCTGTTTATGCCCTACGGCGAAATGCACGGCATAAGCCCCGGAAGCCTGATCGAAAACTCAAAAACACCACCCAAAGTCCCGGTAGGCATGAACCTTCTCGGACGCGCAGTGGATGCGTTCGGAGAACCGATTGACGGCAAAGGGCCGATTATCCCCGAAGCATACAACCCGCTGCACCGCGATCCTCCAAATCCACTGGAAAGACCACGCATCAACGAACCTCTTGATGTAGGGGTTAAAGCCATAAACGGGTTATTGACACTGGGCAAAGGCCAGCGCATGGGTATCATGGCCGGTTCAGGCGTCGGTAAATCGACACTACTCTCCATGATGGCCCGCTACACAGTGGCGGACATCAACGTGATCGCCCTTATCGGTGAGCGTGGACGTGAAGTAGTGGAATTCATCGAACGCGATCTGGGCCCTGAAGGATTGGCTCGCTCCGTACTGGTCATCGCAACATCGGACAAAAGCCCGCTCATCCGCATGCGCGCGGCCTACACCGCGACTGCCATCGCAGAATATTTTCGCGACCTGAACAAAGATGTCCTTTTAATGATGGACTCTGTGACCCGATTTGCCATGGCCGGACGCGAAGTCGGCCTTGCTGCTGGCGAACCGCCCACACGTGGAGGTTACACCCCATCTGTTTTCGCCCAACTGCCGAAATTACTTGAACGCGCAGGAAAAAACCCCAACGGATCTATTACCGGAGTTTATACCGTACTTGTTGACGGTGACGACTTTACCGAGCCGATAGCAGATGCCGTCCGTTCAATTCTTGACGGCCATATCGTGCTCACCCGTGATCTTGCTGACCAAGGACACTACCCCTGTATCGATGTGCTCAAAAGCGTCAGTCGTGTGCGTGGTGATATTGTTCAGGGAGAAATAGTCGCCGCAGGACGTAAGGTCCTTGGGCAGCTTGCAACTTTCAGAAAAGTAGAAGACATGGTCAATATCGGCGCATACCAGAAAGGCGCAAATCCGGAAATCGACACGGCAATAACAATGGTCCCGGCCATCAATGAGTTTCTGCAACAGGTGGTAGAAGACAAGCAGACTATAGAAGAAAGCTTTACCAAACTAATGGAACTCGCATCTGCAAGCTAA
- a CDS encoding transporter substrate-binding domain-containing protein has protein sequence MLKRFRDIFLLLAVIIFLPPLSTGYAAPLTITMSSEMPPLSFINNEGEPDGLLVEFWEKWAEKSDTEITFKLQSWRKTVEDTASQINYIHGGLFYSAKRARNLLFGDYIFPMEGALFASSELAGEDKIDMQQISCGIIRGGYGKEFMAREQTFTSLTIFDAISNLLKAVKEGRLSLFLMDYPVAMWQLEKMGLSDSFVCIKKLYKLNIYPAVSKKNPELIRKINLNMAAIPQKEKQAIINKWLYLPPKTNDYRTTALLLTGLVLILMVCFHRNEIRTMAKNIKKHFCSKLPGN, from the coding sequence ATGTTAAAACGATTCCGCGACATTTTTCTGCTGCTTGCTGTCATTATCTTCTTGCCTCCACTTAGCACCGGTTATGCTGCTCCCCTGACCATTACCATGTCTTCAGAGATGCCCCCGTTATCTTTCATCAACAATGAAGGAGAACCTGACGGCCTGCTTGTTGAATTCTGGGAAAAATGGGCAGAAAAGTCCGATACGGAAATTACTTTTAAGCTTCAATCATGGCGTAAAACTGTTGAAGATACTGCTTCCCAAATAAACTATATTCACGGTGGCTTGTTCTACTCTGCAAAACGAGCCCGTAATCTACTTTTCGGCGATTACATTTTTCCCATGGAAGGGGCTCTTTTCGCCTCATCAGAATTAGCCGGCGAAGATAAAATTGACATGCAGCAGATTTCCTGCGGAATAATTAGAGGAGGATACGGCAAAGAATTCATGGCCCGCGAGCAGACCTTTACATCCCTTACTATATTTGATGCAATTTCTAATTTATTGAAAGCGGTTAAGGAAGGACGATTGTCACTTTTCTTAATGGATTATCCTGTTGCGATGTGGCAGCTGGAAAAAATGGGACTTTCGGATTCCTTTGTATGCATAAAGAAACTATACAAACTCAATATATATCCCGCTGTCAGCAAGAAAAACCCTGAGCTAATCAGAAAGATAAACCTTAATATGGCAGCCATCCCGCAAAAAGAAAAACAAGCCATCATAAATAAATGGCTGTATCTCCCTCCAAAAACTAACGACTACCGCACTACCGCGTTATTGCTCACGGGACTGGTCCTCATACTTATGGTTTGTTTTCATCGAAACGAAATAAGAACCATGGCAAAAAACATAAAAAAGCACTTCTGCTCAAAGCTACCCGGAAATTGA
- a CDS encoding SpoIIE family protein phosphatase, with protein sequence MSPDSLMKLDEKNPKILVVDDSGTMRNFLIRVLEDDYDVDTASNGVECITQYMNFKPSVILLDLVMPGMDGFDVIKKIRDVIGDQEVIIIVLTGQDEQEIKARALNSGANDYLTKPFHVVELKARVGVAIRQVMLTRQLQETNTSLQKAYNIIDQEVKLVARLQDKLLPTKVPVIEGLEIKSMYRPSGRASGDYYDVFSVSEGVIRVIMADVSGHGPQAAFIMAIVRTLFKADGKKHNDLADSLDQINSHLLDLIGSDSYFVTLFAADIDFKKGVMKYMNAGHCPTLVMLDGKMGDPLAAKVPPFGFFPVDIDLSECLFSSSLRLFLFTDGCYEWRMNDDFFSIDPFVEIAKELMLEKSIQLDSLEDILEEKTGVRPVFDDDVTALSIDWSGSISG encoded by the coding sequence GTGAGCCCAGATTCTCTTATGAAGTTGGATGAAAAAAATCCCAAGATTCTAGTAGTTGATGATTCAGGAACCATGCGTAATTTTTTGATCCGTGTTCTTGAAGACGACTATGATGTAGATACGGCCTCCAATGGTGTTGAGTGCATTACACAATATATGAATTTTAAGCCCAGCGTTATTCTCCTGGATCTTGTGATGCCGGGGATGGATGGTTTTGATGTTATAAAAAAAATACGCGATGTTATTGGTGATCAGGAAGTTATCATCATTGTCCTTACGGGACAGGACGAGCAGGAGATTAAAGCCCGGGCTTTAAATAGCGGAGCTAATGATTATCTCACCAAGCCTTTTCACGTTGTTGAGCTTAAGGCCAGAGTCGGGGTTGCTATCCGGCAGGTTATGCTTACCCGTCAGTTGCAGGAAACCAATACAAGTCTGCAGAAGGCTTACAATATAATTGATCAGGAAGTTAAGCTTGTCGCCAGACTACAGGACAAACTCCTTCCCACGAAAGTGCCGGTTATTGAAGGTCTTGAGATCAAAAGTATGTACCGCCCATCAGGAAGGGCCAGTGGTGATTACTATGATGTCTTCAGTGTTTCCGAAGGGGTCATCAGGGTCATCATGGCGGATGTTTCCGGGCACGGTCCGCAGGCCGCTTTTATTATGGCTATCGTGCGTACTCTGTTCAAAGCGGACGGTAAGAAACATAACGACCTTGCCGACAGCCTGGACCAGATCAATTCCCACTTGCTGGATTTGATCGGCTCGGATAGCTATTTTGTCACTCTTTTCGCGGCTGATATTGATTTTAAAAAAGGCGTGATGAAGTACATGAATGCCGGACATTGTCCGACTTTAGTTATGCTGGATGGCAAGATGGGCGATCCGCTCGCTGCCAAAGTTCCGCCGTTTGGTTTTTTTCCGGTTGATATAGATCTCAGTGAGTGCTTGTTCTCGTCTTCTTTGCGATTGTTTTTATTTACTGACGGATGTTATGAATGGCGTATGAATGATGATTTTTTCAGCATAGATCCTTTTGTGGAAATTGCTAAAGAGCTTATGCTTGAAAAATCTATACAGCTTGATTCTCTTGAGGATATTTTGGAAGAGAAGACCGGGGTCCGTCCTGTTTTTGATGACGATGTTACAGCGCTTTCAATTGATTGGTCAGGTTCAATTTCCGGGTAG
- a CDS encoding ThiF family adenylyltransferase encodes MSIDVKVKELLAGRFIEKKFDSGIKVLIAPYALIREISEKLGLDLNCVERCVFMAGAIPERYVRNLSTFSADEQRRLFFSKVALVGLGGLGGHLLESLVRAGVGNILACDGDNFEPSNLNRQRLAAENTLDSKKSEAAFEMVRVVNAAVFLDVRSNFMKADDFESFIAGADLVADCLGGLEFREPLKKAAANQGIPMVTASVAGWAGIVSTVYPGDASPADFFGSDNGLEEELGTPIPAIVTAVGIQSSEILKILSGKEPALSGKAMMFDLNKMYFDTVVI; translated from the coding sequence ATGAGTATTGACGTTAAAGTAAAAGAATTGCTTGCCGGGCGTTTTATCGAAAAAAAATTTGATTCAGGCATAAAGGTTCTTATAGCTCCGTATGCGCTTATCCGTGAGATTTCGGAAAAACTTGGGCTTGACCTGAATTGTGTTGAACGTTGTGTGTTCATGGCCGGAGCTATCCCAGAGAGGTATGTCCGCAATCTTTCTACATTCAGTGCAGATGAACAGCGCAGGTTGTTTTTTTCAAAAGTGGCCCTGGTCGGTTTGGGCGGTTTGGGTGGACATCTGCTCGAATCTCTTGTCCGGGCCGGGGTCGGAAATATTCTCGCTTGTGACGGGGATAATTTTGAGCCCTCCAACTTGAACCGGCAAAGGCTGGCAGCTGAAAATACTCTGGACAGCAAGAAGAGCGAGGCTGCCTTTGAAATGGTCCGGGTGGTTAACGCGGCTGTTTTTCTGGATGTGCGTTCAAATTTCATGAAAGCAGATGATTTTGAATCTTTCATAGCCGGGGCTGATTTAGTTGCTGATTGTCTTGGCGGGTTGGAGTTCAGGGAACCGCTGAAGAAAGCTGCGGCAAATCAGGGCATTCCTATGGTGACTGCCTCTGTCGCCGGTTGGGCCGGAATAGTCTCCACTGTTTATCCCGGTGATGCTTCTCCCGCTGATTTTTTCGGATCAGACAATGGGCTGGAGGAAGAACTTGGCACTCCCATTCCGGCAATTGTTACAGCTGTGGGGATTCAGAGTAGTGAAATTTTAAAGATACTAAGTGGTAAAGAACCGGCTCTCTCTGGTAAAGCAATGATGTTTGATCTAAATAAAATGTATTTCGATACGGTTGTGATCTAA